Proteins from a single region of Streptomyces griseiscabiei:
- a CDS encoding carbohydrate ABC transporter permease: MRRPGKTTYVILTLVALISIFPLYYALLLASSTSAEVAQNPIPSPIPGGQLADNLTRVFESDIDLPRAVWNSVFVSVTTALAVVLVSTLAGFAFSKLRFKGRAGLLTFVVGTMAVPTQLGVVPLFIVMREMGLTGSLWAVIIPGIASAFGVFWMTQYLQSALPYELIEAARIDGASTFRIFRSIVLPAARPAAAMLGLFTFIGAWTQYFWPSIVLGTTNPTLPVALQLLQAGFFKDIPLIMTGVLVSVVPLLVLFAVLGRQLVAGVMQGAVKG, translated from the coding sequence GTGCGCCGACCGGGAAAGACGACCTACGTCATCCTCACTCTGGTCGCGCTCATTTCGATCTTCCCGCTCTACTACGCGCTCCTGCTCGCGTCCTCGACGTCGGCAGAGGTCGCGCAGAACCCGATCCCCTCGCCGATCCCGGGCGGGCAGCTGGCCGACAATCTCACGCGGGTCTTCGAGTCGGACATCGACCTGCCGCGCGCGGTCTGGAACTCGGTCTTCGTCTCGGTGACAACGGCCCTCGCCGTCGTGTTGGTGTCCACGTTGGCCGGCTTCGCCTTCTCGAAGCTCCGGTTCAAGGGACGTGCCGGCCTCCTCACATTCGTGGTGGGCACCATGGCGGTACCCACTCAGCTCGGGGTCGTGCCGTTGTTCATCGTCATGCGCGAGATGGGCCTGACGGGAAGCCTCTGGGCGGTCATCATCCCCGGTATCGCCTCCGCCTTCGGCGTGTTCTGGATGACGCAGTACCTCCAGTCGGCGCTGCCCTATGAGCTCATCGAGGCAGCCCGCATCGACGGGGCATCAACGTTCCGGATCTTCCGCTCCATCGTGCTGCCGGCCGCCAGGCCCGCGGCCGCCATGCTGGGCCTGTTCACCTTCATCGGGGCGTGGACCCAGTACTTCTGGCCGTCGATCGTGCTCGGCACGACCAATCCGACACTCCCCGTCGCGCTGCAACTGCTGCAGGCCGGGTTCTTCAAGGACATCCCCCTCATCATGACCGGCGTTCTCGTGTCCGTGGTGCCGCTTCTCGTGCTGTTCGCCGTACTCGGCAGGCAGTTGGTCGCAGGCGTCATGCAGGGAGCCGTCAAGGGGTGA